The sequence GTTCCCCTAAATGCGTCGATCGCGCGCAGGAGCTCGGCGGCCTCCTTGGGCGAGGTGATGGCCGCCATGTGTTCCGTCTTGGGCGACGGGATTGCCCCTCGCAGGTCGGGGCAAGGATCGCGCTCGGCTCGGCCAGTTGCGATGGCATACCGGAACGCCATGCTGATTTCGCTGCGAACCTTGTGGGCGGTATGGCGCGCGCCGTTCTCATCCACGCGCCGCAGGACAGCCAACACGGCAGGTGCGCCGACCTCGCCGATCGGCTTGTCCCCAAGCCAAGGGAAAACGAAGTTCTCCATGCGGGCCAGCATCTTGGCATACGTGGAGGATGCGACTTCACCGCGCTTCTTTTCCAGCCACTCGCGGCAGATCACCTCGAAGGAGTTCGCCGCCCGGTCGGCCCTCGCCGCCTTCTGGGCCTTGCGGTTCTCGGCCGGGTCGATGCCTCTTGCCAAGAGCGTGCGCGCTTCGTCCCTTCGGCTGCGGGCTTCGCTGAGACTGATCTCGGGATACGATCCGTGAGCGAGGAGCTTTTCCTTTCCCTCGAACCGATATTTCTGTCGCCAGAGCTTCGCGCCGCTCGGCTGGATCAGCAGGTACAGTCCCTTCTCATCCGCGAGTTTGACCGGCTTGTCGCCGGGCTTGGCTTTGCGAATTGACGTGTCGGAGAGCATTGGGGGTACCGCCTTGTCCAGAAAATTCGATACCCCCGACGATACCCCCTGCCGGGGGTAGATCTCAATGGATGGGGCTGGACGACTCCGGACAAGAAAAAAGCCACAAACCTCGCATTCACGGGGATTTGTGGCTTTCCTTGGACGGCTCTGGACTGTTCTTTGGTGCCGACAGTAAGAATCGAACTCACGACCTTCTGATTACAAATCAGCTGCTCTACCAACTGAGCTATGCCGGCAACCGAGCCAGCGATTATACCTGCGAGGCCCGCCGGCCGCGAATCTGCGTGTGAGGCCGCGTGCTATCTTTGGCGCTCTGCACGCCCGGACACGAGGGCCCATGGATAAACGACCGCTGGCGGTCCTTCTGGTCGAAGACAACGAGGACGACGCCTTCCTGCTGATCGACCGCTTCCGCCGCGCGGGCTTCGAGGTTGACGCCGAACGCGTGCAGGACGCCGACGCGATGCGTGCGGCCCTGGCGCGACGCGAGTGGGATGTGGTGCTTTCCGACTACCGTCTGCCCGGCTTCTCCGGTGATGCGGCGCTACGTCTCTTCCGCGAAGAGGGGCGCGACGAGCCTTTCTTCATCATCTCCGGCACCATCGACGACGCGACCGCCTCCGCGGCCATGCGGGCAGGCGCGCAGGATTTCCTCAGCAAGGACCGGCTCGATCGCCTGGTGCCCGCCGTGGAGCGCGAGTTGCGGGAAGCGCGGGTGCGGCGCGAGCGCGCGACGGCGATCGAGGCCGCACACCGCCACGAAGGGCGCCTTGCCGCCCTCGCCGCGAACATCCCCGGCATGGTGTTCCAGCTTGAACGCGGCACCCAGGGCACGATCCGTTTCGACTATGTGAGCGAAGGTGCGCAGCTCCTGTTCGGTGTGCCCCCGGGCGAGCTGCAGGCTGACCCCGGTCGACTGCTCAGCATGATCCTCGCAGAAGACCGCCCCGGTTTCCTGGAGGCGCTGAGCGCGTGCTCCCAAGGCCTCGCAACACTCAACTGGGAAGGTCGGATCCAGATCCCCAGCGGCGACACCAAGTGGATCAATGTCCGCGGCACGCCGACGGTTACCGAGACAGGCGCCGTGCGCTGGGAAGGTGTGATGTGGAACATCACGCTCTCCAAGGAAACCCAGCACGCACTTTCGGCCTCGCGCGCACAACTCGCCGAACTGTCGAACCACCTCCAGCGCGTGAAGGAAGACGAACGCGAACGCATCGCGCGCGACATCCATGACGTGCTGGGCGGCTTGCTCATCGCAATCAAGATCGAAGTCTCCCTCCTGGCAAACAAGCTCGGCACCGAGGCTGGCGCGCACGGCGGGCGCGCGCAGCGGATTGCCGCCCTGGTCGACGACGCAATCGGCACCACGGGCCGCGTGGCGCGCGAACTGCGCCCCGGCATCTTGAAGGAGTTCGGGCTTGCCGCTGCGATCGAGGGGCATGCGGAGGACTTCATCCAGCGCACGGGCGTGAGCTGCGAAGTACTCTGCGCGGACCACGACATCGAGCCCCCCGAAGACACGGCGGTCGCGATCTTCCGCGTCTTCCAGGAAGCGCTGACCAATGTCTCCAAGCATGCACAGGCGCAGCATGTCGAAGTGCGACTGATGCAGGAAGGTGACGAGATCGTGCTGCAGCTGCGCGACGACGGCATCGGCATCCGCAGTGCGGACTTTGCCAAGCCGCGCTCCTTCGGTTTGCGCGGCATGCGTGAACGCATCGCGAGCCTCGGCGGTTCGATCGAGATCCATGCGCAGGCGCCACGCGGTACGGAGTTGCTTCTGCGTGCACCGATGCAAGCCCCCGAATTCGCCAGCCCGAGCCGGCACCCGGAGATCCTTTGATGGGCGACGCTTCCATTCGTGTCCTGATCGCTGACGATCACGCGATCGTGCGCCAGGGCCTCAAGGCGATCCTTGCCGACACCGAGGACCTCGTCGTGACCGGAGAGGCGGAGAACGGTGTGCGCGCGTTGCAGCTGATCCGCGACGGTGGCTATGACGTCGTGCTGATGGACGTCAACATGCCCGACCGCAACGGCATCGACACGCTCAAGCTGGTGAAGAAGGAGTTCCCGAAGCTACCGGTGCTGATGCTCTCGATGCATCCGGAAGAGCAGTACGCGATCCGCGCCCTCAAGGCCGGCGCGGCCGGCTACCTCTCCAAGCAAAGTGCGCCGGAACTGCTGGTCACCGCCATCCGCCAGGTCGCCGCCGGCAAGAAGTACGTGAGCGCCACCCTCGCCGAGCAACTCGCCGAGGCCATTACCGAGGACGACCGCCCGCCGCATGAACGGCTCTCGGACCGCGAGTACCAGACGCTCTGCATGATCGCCTCGGGCAAGACCCTCACCCAGATCGGCGAGGAGCTGAACCTCTCAGTGAAGACCGTGAGCGTCTACCGCGCACGCCTGCTCGAAAAGATGAAGCTCAAGAACAACGCGGAACTCACCCACTACGGCCTCAAGCACGGCCTGGTCGAGTAAACGACAAAGGGCGGCCGCCTGCGCGACCGCCCTTGAACGGCTAGCCCTCGAACCTCAGGGCAAGGTAATCGTCACATTGGCGCTGCGCGGTGCGAGTTTGACGAGATCTTGATATGGCGCGAGCTCCTTCTCGGTGGCATGCGACAACCAGGTGCGGATCCCCACGTAGGCCAGCGCCGCCGCCAGACCCAGGACCGCAGCAAACACCCACAGCGGCAACTCGCTACGCAGCAGATGGCGCACCCGATCGGGCAGCGCAGCGTTGGGAGCGAACGTCGCGCGGCGACCCTTGTGGTGCGCCACTTCATCGCCGACCCGGGCCACCAGATAGTTGAGCTTCTCCGGCCCCTCCAGCAGGTACTTGCCGCGGAAGCCGTGCAACAGGCAGTGGTAGAAGACCTCCAGTGCCTGCACTCGCGACGCGCCCTGCGCACGCAACTCCTCCAGGCGCTCAAAGAAGCGCTCGCCAGCGAGCTGCTCCCCGAAGAGCGAGAGCTGTAGCGGCTCGCGTTCCCACGTGTCCCGCACGGAAAAGGCGCTGCTCAGGATCGCCTCGTCCACCGCTGCGCAGAAGGCGTACTTCGCCGCGAATATGTCGTCTGCCGAAGCGCCGTTACGCCGTGCGTTGCGCTCGAACTCGTCGAGAAAGCGCTGGATGCTCTCGCGGAAAGACTTGGCATCGGTCGGTGCGCAGCGCTTGCGCAGCATGAAGAGCAGATAGAAGCCGTCATGCATGAGATCGCAGAGGCTGCGCGGGTGGCGCGGCGCCTCCGCTTTCGGCGCTGCAGGCGCCTGGGCAAACAAGGTAGGTGCGTTCTGGCTCATTCCATCACCGCCATCAGTTCAAGCTTGAGGTCCTTGAATCCGGCAGGCACGTAGATCGCCATCGTCTGCGCCTGCATCATCCGTTCGTAGATCGCGCCATGCGGTTCGACCGCAAAGTAGTAGGCGCCGGGCCGCACCGGAATCGCGGCCGGCACCTGCGGTGCGGTGCTGATGCGCGCGCCCGGCATGGCGGAGAGGACGAGCTTCTCCACGTCGTCCGGCGCTCCGACCTTGAGCCTTACCGGCACGCTCTCTACCAGCTCGGCAGGCGGCATGTCCGCCGACACGGCGATGAAGAAGGAAGCGCCGGCCTGCAGCTTGTCCGACTCGATGCGCCCGACGTGATGGCCGGGCTTCTGCTCCTGCAGCGCGATCGCCACGTAGCGCGCCGAAATCACGGTATCGATGAGGTCGCGGATCATGCTGTCGAGCCGCAGGAACCCGGGCCCCGGATCCTCGTGCGTGTAGACCGGCAGATCGGCCAGCGAATACGCCTTGGAGAAAGTCAGCAGCTGGCCGGCCAGCCCGAGCAATTGCTGGAACAGGCGCTCCGGATGCAGCCGCGGGTGATGCAGCAGATGCGAAAGCTCGGCGAATGCCGCGCTCGCGGTATGCAACAGCCAGAAGG is a genomic window of Niveibacterium sp. SC-1 containing:
- a CDS encoding integrase arm-type DNA-binding domain-containing protein is translated as MLSDTSIRKAKPGDKPVKLADEKGLYLLIQPSGAKLWRQKYRFEGKEKLLAHGSYPEISLSEARSRRDEARTLLARGIDPAENRKAQKAARADRAANSFEVICREWLEKKRGEVASSTYAKMLARMENFVFPWLGDKPIGEVGAPAVLAVLRRVDENGARHTAHKVRSEISMAFRYAIATGRAERDPCPDLRGAIPSPKTEHMAAITSPKEAAELLRAIDAFRGTFVVRCALRLAPMLFVRPGELRKAEWSGFDLDKGEWRYLVTKTKTEHLVPLAPQAVAILRELQALTGTRPYVFPGRDPQKPMSDAAINAALRRMGYDTQREITGHGFRAMARTILHEELHIKPEVIEHQLAHRVPDTLGTAYNRTKFLRERRAMMQTWADYLDKLRSGADVVQLRDSA
- a CDS encoding response regulator, translated to MDKRPLAVLLVEDNEDDAFLLIDRFRRAGFEVDAERVQDADAMRAALARREWDVVLSDYRLPGFSGDAALRLFREEGRDEPFFIISGTIDDATASAAMRAGAQDFLSKDRLDRLVPAVERELREARVRRERATAIEAAHRHEGRLAALAANIPGMVFQLERGTQGTIRFDYVSEGAQLLFGVPPGELQADPGRLLSMILAEDRPGFLEALSACSQGLATLNWEGRIQIPSGDTKWINVRGTPTVTETGAVRWEGVMWNITLSKETQHALSASRAQLAELSNHLQRVKEDERERIARDIHDVLGGLLIAIKIEVSLLANKLGTEAGAHGGRAQRIAALVDDAIGTTGRVARELRPGILKEFGLAAAIEGHAEDFIQRTGVSCEVLCADHDIEPPEDTAVAIFRVFQEALTNVSKHAQAQHVEVRLMQEGDEIVLQLRDDGIGIRSADFAKPRSFGLRGMRERIASLGGSIEIHAQAPRGTELLLRAPMQAPEFASPSRHPEIL
- a CDS encoding response regulator transcription factor, yielding MGDASIRVLIADDHAIVRQGLKAILADTEDLVVTGEAENGVRALQLIRDGGYDVVLMDVNMPDRNGIDTLKLVKKEFPKLPVLMLSMHPEEQYAIRALKAGAAGYLSKQSAPELLVTAIRQVAAGKKYVSATLAEQLAEAITEDDRPPHERLSDREYQTLCMIASGKTLTQIGEELNLSVKTVSVYRARLLEKMKLKNNAELTHYGLKHGLVE
- the icmH gene encoding type IVB secretion system protein IcmH/DotU, encoding MSQNAPTLFAQAPAAPKAEAPRHPRSLCDLMHDGFYLLFMLRKRCAPTDAKSFRESIQRFLDEFERNARRNGASADDIFAAKYAFCAAVDEAILSSAFSVRDTWEREPLQLSLFGEQLAGERFFERLEELRAQGASRVQALEVFYHCLLHGFRGKYLLEGPEKLNYLVARVGDEVAHHKGRRATFAPNAALPDRVRHLLRSELPLWVFAAVLGLAAALAYVGIRTWLSHATEKELAPYQDLVKLAPRSANVTITLP